The nucleotide sequence AAAAAGTTAATTACTTCTCTGTATACAGTTATTCTTAGAATTGCCATGAATATAATTATAGCTATAATAAGGGAGAAAAGAATGACAATCAGGTTTTGATTATAATTATTTATAAGCCAACCTTTAAGAAAAAATAATACTACTCCCATTACCGCTGAACTGGCAAATATTTTTGCCAAATCAGATAATTGTTCTCTTATATTATAGGAGATATACTTTCCTGCATAATACCCATAAAAAAATGTTGTAACATATTGTGCAAGAACAATTAAGCTGATAAGTGTAAGGATGTCAAACCAGATTCCTCCCACCAGTGCCAGGGTAATATTTGCTTTTTGCAGTATTTCCAGATTGAGATACAACCGGCTTCTTCCCAGCACCTTTAAAAGGTTTTGATGAATCAGAATTAGGTTAAAGACCATTCCACCCACACATACAATTTGCAGCATAGGGGCTGCAGGCAGCCATTGATCGCCAAATGCCAGTGAAATTAAAGGTTCGGCATAGACTATCATAAATACCATGCCTGGTATTACAATCAAGGAAGAGATTTTGATAATTTTACGGTAGGCATCTTTCAGTTTTACAGGGTCGTCATTGAGTTTTGCCAGGGAAGGATAGGAAACCTTGCGTATTACCTGCATGAGATTGGATGAAACCAATCTTTCAAGTTTTTGTGCTTGTGACAAGAAACCCAATGTGGCAGGGGAGAAGAATACACCAATCAATACTTTATAAAGATTAGAGTGTATACTGGAAAGAATTTTTGAAGCAGTAAGGTGAATTCCAAAAGATGATAATCTATTGTATGAGTTTTTATGCAGGCTTAAAGAGACTTTTTGCTTACTTAGAAACATCAGGAACAAACTTGATAAAATGCTCAGCGCAAGATACTTATAAGCCAGAGCAAAAACTCCGTAACCTTTGTATGCAAGATAAATCCCCAGTGCCCCCGAAAGCAAATGGGCAGGTAATACGCGTAAG is from Chitinophagaceae bacterium and encodes:
- a CDS encoding lipopolysaccharide biosynthesis protein, translating into MAESLKKKTLQGFIWVAAEKVGLYLIQFGIIMILARLLTPEDFGLVAMIMIFFAVTTVLMEGGLSSAIIRERTPKQEDINTVFTINVLLAVFFYIILFFAAPYIADFYGNPIIQSLIRIMGLTLVARALSLVHQAMLVHSLDFKKEFLRVLPAHLLSGALGIYLAYKGYGVFALAYKYLALSILSSLFLMFLSKQKVSLSLHKNSYNRLSSFGIHLTASKILSSIHSNLYKVLIGVFFSPATLGFLSQAQKLERLVSSNLMQVIRKVSYPSLAKLNDDPVKLKDAYRKIIKISSLIVIPGMVFMIVYAEPLISLAFGDQWLPAAPMLQIVCVGGMVFNLILIHQNLLKVLGRSRLYLNLEILQKANITLALVGGIWFDILTLISLIVLAQYVTTFFYGYYAGKYISYNIREQLSDLAKIFASSAVMGVVLFFLKGWLINNYNQNLIVILFSLIIAIIIFMAILRITVYREVINFLRFSQNK